The Methylomonas sp. UP202 DNA window CAAATTCGCCATCAATGGATGATGCACGGTCTGCCTAAGTATTTGTACCCGAAAGGCATGTTTCACCTGGAGGTCAGTGGTCCCGGTAAAGTGTCCGGCACTTTGATTTTGCCGCCCGGCGATAAAACCTATCTGGTGCATTGCGACATTGCCCAGCATATGGAAAAAGGCATGAAGGGCCAGTTGAAAGTCGGCAAGGGCAGTGAAGATTTGCCGAGTATTCCCGGCGTGACGCCAGCGGTGTTTCCGGACGATTACAGCGGAAAGGTTTACGATCCTAAAGTCGACGCTCCTGTGACGCCGGTTGCCGTCGCTCAGCCGCCGGCACAGCCTGCCGCGCCAGTCGCCGCGCCCGCTCCGGAGCCCGGCTTTATCTCCGGCGGCTCCGTGATCGGCTTGGCAATCGGTCTGGTATTGGCCCCCTGGCTGGTCAAGCGCTTTAAAGGCATGTCGGCCGGCGAAATCGTCGCGACGTTGATTGAGCA harbors:
- a CDS encoding cupredoxin domain-containing protein, with the translated sequence MFEKNKLAFLAPLICLLSLSTARAVEIEDHNQMMNHGDGHLMDMEGAMVMGQNTDTLPGGCEKIAATKEITVRAGHKYSEKFPGTMYAFDQQEFHFEPCTKLTVHFINEDQIRHQWMMHGLPKYLYPKGMFHLEVSGPGKVSGTLILPPGDKTYLVHCDIAQHMEKGMKGQLKVGKGSEDLPSIPGVTPAVFPDDYSGKVYDPKVDAPVTPVAVAQPPAQPAAPVAAPAPEPGFISGGSVIGLAIGLVLAPWLVKRFKGMSAGEIVATLIEQAAHLVSVAIEFIAKLIKLVGGKKAIPLPDK